CGATCTCGGGGCTGGAATCAGTCCGACGGTTTTGTCACTGGCAGCGTTGGCTCAACTTCGAGTCGTTGTCATTACCCCGGAACCGACCTCTTTGACCGACAGCTACGCGATGATAAAAGTTCTGACCACACACTATGGAATCAAGGACTTTCTTGTCGTGGTCAATCAAGCCTTAAGCGCGCAAGAAGCCCGACAAACATTCGATCGACTTGCTGCGGCCTGCAAGAATTTTTTGCATATTGAATTGCAAAACCTCGGTTTTGTGCACCAAGACACAACGTTGGTTGAATCGGTGCGACGCCAAACGCCGTTGATGAAATATGCTCCTAACGCTCCGGCCAGTAAGGATATTTTCAGTCTTGCCAGAAAGATTATGCGATATCGAAAAGGCAATTCTGAACGAATCGCGGAACGACCAATTTTGAAAAAATTTCAAAGTGAATGAAAAGATAAATAAAGGTTGACGAAAAGAGCCATTTTTCGGCATAGTTAGTGAGAATTTTGGAGAGTGACATAATTTCCATTTTTTCGCAGAGCCTGAACATGGCTGTGCGATTCAAGCAAAGTTTCAGGGGGAAACTATGAACAAGAGCGAATTAATCAAGGCTCTGTCGGAAGAAAAAAAAATGCACGTTGACGAGGCCACCAAAGTGGTCGGCGCTTTCGTCGATTCTGTCAAAGAAGCCTTGCGGCGCGGTGATCGTGTCGAGATCAGAGGTTTCGGCAGCTTCAAGATAAAAGACTATGAAGGCTATACCGGCCGCAATCCCAAGACCGGTACCGTTGTTCAGGTCAAACCTAAAAAACTTCCCTTCTTCCGTCCTGGTAAAGAGTTGAAAGAATTTATCAACCAATAGGATGCGACGAATTTCATATTGCCTTTTGGTGGCAGTCTGGATATTCGCGAGCGCAACTGCGTGGGCGAAAGATCCAGTTCTGACGTTACTTTATTCGGCAAATACGTATGGCTCGGTACGTCCATGCCCATCCTGAGGAGGTAAAACCCTCGGTGGCATGGCCCGTCGGGCCACGTATTTTTTTGATGCTCGGGCATCCACACCATCGCTGTTTCTCATTTCGGGAGCGTGGGAATTCATGCGGCCTCAGGGCACGCTTGCATCCACCTCTGTGCTTCGTTCGCATATTCGGGCGTACTCGTTCATGCAGTACGACATCGGTTTTGTATCTAAAGAAGAAAAGGACATACTTGCTCAAAAAGGAATGCAGCGTCCGTCATGGCAACAATCGCATGACGAGGCACCGGTTACTTTTCTGACAACGAAAACGGGAGATAAAGTCGCGTTTGTCCGATTTCCTTCCCTGCCTCCTGGTGAGGACACCCCGAATACACAATTGATCACGCACATCGAACAATCCATCAAATCGGTTACCCCACAGGTTCAACTGGTTGTCGGAATATCCGATTGGGGGTGGCTTGGTGAAAATGAATATTTACGGAACAATTCTCGTTATGTCCCTGACGTGCTTTTGGGAAGTGGCCGTGGTTCGGGTCTCAATGGCCGTCTTCTCGCTGAAGACAGATGTATTTGGGTTCGTCCTTATGACAAAGGACGAAGTCTCTGCAAGGTCCAGATATTCGAATGGCCTACACGCAAGAATTCGTTTGCATGGAGCGTCTCAAAGAACTATAACACATCCTCAATAGGACTGAACGACACCTATGCTGACAATCCGGACGTGGCTGCTTTTTTTGAGTAGTGCGTATTCGGTTTACAGATACACAAGGAGATGACTATGGAATTCAGAGGAGCCTATACCGCCCTCTCGACCCCATTCGTGAATGGGGAAATCGATGAAACAGCGTACAGAGAATTTATCGATTGGCAAATCGAGCAAGGAATTAACGGCTTGGTCCCATGTGGAACCACGGGTGAAGCAGCAACCTTGACGCATGAAGAACAGGGGCGAATCATTCGAATTTGCGTTGAGCAAGCAAAAGGCCGCGTGCCCGTGATTGCAGGAGCCGGTTCCAACTCAACCAAGGAAGCGATCGCTCTGACTCAGATGGCCAAAGACGCCGGAGCCGATGCCGCTCTGCAAATTACGCCGTATTACAACAAACCCACTCCGCAAGGACTTGTAGAACATTTCAAGGCTATTGCCGCTGAAGTATCCTTGCCGTTCGTTATTTATAATGTTCCAGGTCGTACGGGGCTCAATTTGTTGCCGGCACACCTGAAAATGATCGTTGACGCTGTTCCTGAAGCAATCGCCGTCAAAGAGGCAACCGGTAATTTGAATCAGGCCGCACAAGTCATTGAACAGTGTGGAAAGGACTTCAATTTGCTGTCCGGTGATGATTTTACGGTTCTCCCGCTTCTTGCTGTTGGCGGTGTCGGCGTCATTTCTGTGGTTTCCAACATCATGCCGCGTGCCATGAGCGATATGTGTGC
This DNA window, taken from Pseudodesulfovibrio sp. JC047, encodes the following:
- a CDS encoding MinD/ParA family protein, translated to MNTNKTLSLAIMSGKGGVGKTNIVLNLGYALQQADNTAVLMDCDLGLANLDVLLGISPELNLRDLLQSDVDAADVLVPIESGFDMLPATSGVPELVEMDEDVQDILFKKLLTIAGRYDYLMLDLGAGISPTVLSLAALAQLRVVVITPEPTSLTDSYAMIKVLTTHYGIKDFLVVVNQALSAQEARQTFDRLAAACKNFLHIELQNLGFVHQDTTLVESVRRQTPLMKYAPNAPASKDIFSLARKIMRYRKGNSERIAERPILKKFQSE
- a CDS encoding HU family DNA-binding protein, with the translated sequence MNKSELIKALSEEKKMHVDEATKVVGAFVDSVKEALRRGDRVEIRGFGSFKIKDYEGYTGRNPKTGTVVQVKPKKLPFFRPGKELKEFINQ
- the dapA gene encoding 4-hydroxy-tetrahydrodipicolinate synthase, with amino-acid sequence MEFRGAYTALSTPFVNGEIDETAYREFIDWQIEQGINGLVPCGTTGEAATLTHEEQGRIIRICVEQAKGRVPVIAGAGSNSTKEAIALTQMAKDAGADAALQITPYYNKPTPQGLVEHFKAIAAEVSLPFVIYNVPGRTGLNLLPAHLKMIVDAVPEAIAVKEATGNLNQAAQVIEQCGKDFNLLSGDDFTVLPLLAVGGVGVISVVSNIMPRAMSDMCAAFFNNEHEAALDLSLKMAPVNRAMFMETNPIPVKTALAMMGIFKNAQFRLPLVSLQDENKPKLKSVLKTAGLL